The following are from one region of the Streptomyces fradiae genome:
- a CDS encoding F0F1 ATP synthase subunit gamma, with product MGAQLRVYKRRIKSVTATKKITKAMEMIAASRVVKAQRKVQASTPYATELTRAVTAVATGANDKHPLTTEAENPSRAAVLLLSSDRGLAGAFNSNAIKAAEQLIKKLEGEGREVDIYVVGRRGVAHFNFRERKLSDTWVGFTDEPTYADAKKIAVPLIEAIEKDTAEGGVDELHIIYTEFVSMMTQTAIEARLLPLSLDEVAKEAGEPDTLRPLYDFEPSAEDVLDALLPRYVESRIYNALLQSAASKHAATRRAMKSATDNAGDLINNLSRLANAARQAEITQEISEIVGGTAALADATAGSDK from the coding sequence ATGGGAGCGCAGCTCCGGGTCTACAAGCGTCGCATCAAATCCGTCACCGCGACGAAGAAGATCACCAAGGCGATGGAGATGATCGCCGCCTCGCGTGTCGTCAAGGCGCAGCGCAAGGTGCAGGCGTCGACTCCGTACGCGACCGAGCTCACGCGCGCGGTCACGGCCGTGGCCACGGGTGCGAACGACAAGCACCCGCTGACCACGGAGGCGGAGAACCCGAGCCGTGCCGCGGTCCTGCTCCTCTCGAGCGACCGCGGTCTGGCCGGTGCCTTCAACTCCAACGCCATCAAGGCGGCGGAGCAGCTCATCAAGAAGCTGGAGGGCGAGGGCAGGGAGGTCGACATCTACGTGGTCGGCCGCCGTGGCGTCGCGCACTTCAACTTCCGTGAGCGGAAGCTGAGCGACACGTGGGTCGGCTTCACGGACGAGCCCACGTACGCCGACGCCAAGAAGATCGCGGTACCGCTGATCGAGGCGATCGAGAAGGACACGGCCGAGGGTGGCGTGGACGAGCTCCACATCATCTACACCGAGTTCGTCTCGATGATGACCCAGACGGCGATCGAGGCCCGGCTGCTGCCCCTCAGCCTCGACGAGGTGGCGAAGGAGGCCGGCGAGCCGGACACCCTCCGACCGCTGTACGACTTCGAGCCGTCGGCGGAGGACGTCCTCGACGCCCTGCTGCCGCGCTACGTCGAGAGCCGGATCTACAACGCGCTGCTGCAGTCGGCTGCCTCCAAGCACGCCGCCACGCGCCGCGCGATGAAGTCGGCCACCGACAACGCGGGAGACTTGATCAACAACCTCTCCCGACTTGCCAACGCGGCCCGCCAGGCCGAAATCACCCAGGAAATCAGCGAGATCGTCGGTGGCACCGCAGCCCTGGCCGACGCGACCGCGGGGAGTGACAAGTAA
- the glyA gene encoding serine hydroxymethyltransferase encodes MPVTAPIEAEHGLDVLRRQDPEVADVLFGEVRRQGDSLQLIAAENFTSAAVLAALGSQLANKYAEGYPGARHHGGCEYVDAVERIAVDRARALFGAEHANVQPHSGSSAVLAAYAALLRPGDTVLAMGLAYGGHLTHGSPANFSGRWFDFVPYGVDAETGLVDYEQVAALARHHRPKAIVCGSISYPRHLDYPLFRAIADEVGAYLIADAAHPLGLIAGGAAPSPVPYADIVCGTTHKVLRGPRGGLLLCGGELAERVDRAVFPFSQGGAQMHTIAAKAVAFGEASTPAFTTYAHQVVEHARVLAAALAAEGFALTTGGTDTHLITADPAPLGVDGRTARARLAAAGIVLDTCALPYGDGRGIRLGTAAVTTQGMGAPEMARIAGLFTAALRDDAEETARVRAEVRALAGRFPPYGR; translated from the coding sequence ATGCCGGTCACCGCTCCCATCGAAGCCGAGCACGGGCTCGACGTGCTGCGCCGTCAGGATCCCGAGGTCGCCGACGTGCTGTTCGGGGAGGTGCGGCGGCAGGGGGACAGCCTGCAGTTGATCGCCGCCGAGAACTTCACCTCCGCCGCGGTGCTCGCCGCGCTGGGGTCGCAGCTCGCCAACAAGTACGCCGAGGGCTACCCGGGCGCCCGGCACCACGGCGGCTGCGAGTACGTCGACGCCGTCGAGCGGATCGCGGTCGACCGCGCCCGCGCGCTCTTCGGGGCCGAGCACGCCAACGTACAGCCGCACTCCGGCTCCTCCGCCGTGCTCGCCGCCTACGCCGCGCTCCTCCGCCCCGGCGACACCGTGCTCGCGATGGGCCTCGCGTACGGCGGGCACCTCACCCACGGCTCGCCCGCCAACTTCTCCGGCCGCTGGTTCGACTTCGTCCCGTACGGCGTCGACGCCGAGACCGGGCTCGTCGACTACGAGCAGGTCGCCGCCCTCGCCCGGCACCACCGCCCCAAGGCGATCGTCTGCGGCTCGATCTCCTACCCCCGGCACCTCGACTACCCCCTCTTCCGCGCCATCGCCGACGAGGTCGGCGCGTACCTCATCGCCGACGCCGCCCACCCCCTCGGCCTGATCGCCGGCGGCGCGGCCCCGAGCCCCGTGCCGTACGCCGACATCGTCTGCGGCACCACCCACAAGGTGCTGCGCGGGCCGCGCGGCGGGCTGCTGCTGTGCGGGGGCGAGCTGGCCGAGCGGGTGGACCGGGCGGTGTTCCCGTTCTCCCAGGGCGGTGCGCAGATGCATACGATCGCCGCCAAGGCGGTGGCCTTCGGCGAGGCGTCCACCCCGGCCTTCACCACGTACGCCCATCAGGTGGTCGAGCACGCCCGGGTGCTCGCGGCCGCCCTCGCCGCCGAGGGCTTCGCGCTCACCACCGGCGGCACCGACACCCACCTCATCACCGCCGACCCCGCCCCGCTCGGCGTCGACGGACGCACCGCGCGCGCCCGGCTCGCCGCCGCCGGCATCGTGCTCGACACCTGCGCGCTGCCGTACGGGGACGGCCGCGGCATCCGGCTCGGCACGGCGGCCGTCACCACCCAGGGCATGGGCGCCCCCGAGATGGCGAGAATTGCGGGATTGTTCACCGCCGCGTTGCGGGACGACGCGGAGGAGACGGCCCGGGTACGCGCGGAAGTACGCGCACTAGCAGGGCGTTTTCCCCCGTATGGCCGGTAG
- a CDS encoding MraY family glycosyltransferase, translating into MRDYLLTLCVTAAVTYLLTGPVRKFAIATGAMPEIRARDVHREPTPRLGGIAMFFGLCAGLLVADHLQNLNSVFELSNEPRALLSGAALIWLIGVLDDKFELDALIKLGAQMISAGVMVMQGLTILWLPIPGVGTVALTQWQGTLLTVALVVLTINAVNFVDGLDGLAAGMVCIAAAAFFLYAYRIWFSYGIEAAAPATLFAAILMGMCLGFLPHNMHPARIFMGDSGSMLIGLILAASAISITGQVDPDALRIFEGSTKAATHAALPVFIPLVLPLTIIAIPMADLVLAIVRRTWKGQSPFAADRGHLHHRLLEIGHSHSRAVLIMYFWSALIAFGTLAYSVHSTSMWIVLAVVFLSAVGLVLLLLPRFTPRAPRWAEAVVPPRYRRRRVVVEPDPEPAAVLEEREPVPAGVNGATAIGHRSRFSDRSKAGARG; encoded by the coding sequence GTGCGTGATTACCTGCTGACGCTCTGTGTCACGGCCGCGGTGACCTATCTGCTGACCGGTCCGGTGCGGAAGTTCGCCATCGCGACCGGCGCGATGCCGGAGATCCGCGCCCGCGACGTGCACCGAGAACCGACTCCGCGGCTCGGTGGCATCGCCATGTTCTTCGGGCTGTGCGCGGGCCTGCTCGTCGCCGACCACCTGCAGAACCTCAACAGCGTCTTCGAGCTGTCCAACGAGCCCCGCGCGCTGCTCTCCGGCGCCGCCCTGATCTGGCTGATCGGCGTCCTCGACGACAAGTTCGAGCTGGACGCGCTGATCAAGCTCGGCGCGCAGATGATCTCCGCGGGCGTGATGGTCATGCAGGGTCTGACGATCCTGTGGCTGCCCATCCCGGGCGTCGGCACGGTCGCGCTCACCCAGTGGCAGGGCACGCTCCTGACCGTCGCCCTGGTCGTCCTCACCATCAACGCCGTGAACTTCGTCGACGGCCTCGACGGCCTCGCCGCCGGCATGGTGTGCATCGCCGCCGCGGCCTTCTTCCTCTACGCCTACCGGATCTGGTTCAGCTACGGCATCGAGGCGGCCGCCCCCGCGACGCTCTTCGCCGCGATCCTGATGGGCATGTGCCTGGGCTTCCTGCCGCACAACATGCACCCGGCGCGGATCTTCATGGGCGACTCCGGCTCGATGCTGATCGGCCTGATCCTGGCCGCCTCCGCCATCTCCATCACCGGCCAGGTCGACCCCGACGCGCTGCGGATCTTCGAGGGTTCGACGAAGGCGGCCACGCACGCGGCGCTGCCGGTCTTCATCCCGCTGGTGCTGCCGCTGACCATCATCGCGATCCCGATGGCCGACCTGGTCCTGGCGATCGTGCGCCGTACGTGGAAGGGCCAGTCGCCGTTCGCGGCGGACCGCGGGCACCTGCACCACCGGCTCCTGGAGATCGGGCACTCGCACAGCCGCGCGGTGCTGATCATGTACTTCTGGTCGGCGCTCATCGCCTTCGGCACGCTGGCCTACTCGGTGCACTCGACCTCGATGTGGATCGTCCTCGCCGTGGTCTTCCTGAGCGCGGTCGGTCTGGTGCTGCTCCTGCTGCCCCGCTTCACGCCGCGCGCCCCGCGCTGGGCGGAGGCCGTCGTGCCGCCGCGCTACCGGCGCCGCCGCGTCGTCGTGGAACCGGATCCGGAGCCGGCCGCCGTCCTGGAGGAGCGCGAGCCCGTGCCGGCCGGAGTCAACGGAGCGACCGCCATCGGTCACCGTTCGCGCTTCTCCGACCGGAGTAAGGCCGGAGCGCGCGGTTGA
- a CDS encoding F0F1 ATP synthase subunit epsilon — protein sequence MAAELHVELVAADRSVWSGEATLVIARTTSGDIGVMPGHQPLLGVLESGPVTIRTSEGGTVVAAAHGGFISFADDKLSLLAEIAELADEIDAQRAERALERAKAEEDAAAERRAEVRLRAVAVR from the coding sequence TTGGCTGCTGAGCTGCACGTCGAGCTGGTCGCCGCGGACCGGAGTGTCTGGTCCGGCGAGGCCACCCTGGTCATCGCGCGTACCACCTCCGGCGACATCGGCGTCATGCCCGGCCACCAGCCGCTGCTCGGTGTGCTGGAGTCGGGCCCGGTGACGATCCGTACGAGCGAGGGCGGCACGGTCGTGGCCGCCGCCCACGGCGGTTTCATCTCCTTCGCCGATGACAAGCTGTCTCTGCTCGCGGAGATCGCCGAGCTGGCGGACGAGATCGACGCCCAGCGTGCCGAGCGCGCGCTGGAGCGCGCGAAGGCCGAGGAGGACGCCGCCGCCGAGCGGCGCGCCGAGGTCCGGCTGCGCGCGGTAGCGGTCCGCTAG
- a CDS encoding F0F1 ATP synthase subunit delta has protein sequence MNGASREALSTAREALDALTDNTSVDAGKLAGELAAVTALLDREVSLRRVLTDPAQAGEAKAELAQRLLSGQVDGPAVDLVSGMVRSRWSQSRDLVDGLEELANTADLTAAQKAGGLDDVEDELFRFGRIVSSSNELRSALTDKKATASAKGELLRSLLGGKANAVTERLVVRLVTQPRGRSLESGLESLSKLAAARRDRMVAVVTTAVPLTDQQKQRLGAVLAKLYGRPMHLNLDVDPTVLGGISVRVGDEVIDGTIAERLDEATRRLAG, from the coding sequence ATGAACGGAGCGAGCCGCGAAGCACTGAGCACCGCGCGCGAGGCCCTCGACGCGCTGACCGACAACACGTCGGTCGACGCCGGCAAGCTCGCGGGCGAGCTGGCGGCGGTCACCGCGCTGCTCGACCGCGAGGTGTCGCTGCGTCGGGTCCTGACCGACCCGGCGCAGGCGGGCGAGGCCAAGGCCGAACTCGCACAGCGCCTTCTGTCGGGTCAGGTGGACGGCCCCGCCGTCGACCTGGTCTCCGGAATGGTCCGCTCCCGCTGGTCGCAGTCGCGCGACCTGGTCGACGGTCTCGAGGAGCTGGCGAACACCGCCGACCTCACCGCCGCCCAGAAGGCGGGCGGCCTCGACGACGTCGAGGACGAGCTGTTCCGATTCGGCCGGATCGTCTCCTCCAGCAACGAGCTCCGCTCCGCGCTGACGGACAAGAAGGCCACGGCCTCCGCCAAGGGCGAGCTGCTCCGCAGCCTGCTCGGCGGGAAGGCCAACGCCGTCACCGAGCGCCTGGTCGTCCGGCTGGTGACCCAGCCCCGGGGACGTAGCCTGGAGTCGGGACTCGAGTCCCTGTCCAAGCTCGCCGCGGCGCGCCGGGACCGCATGGTCGCCGTCGTCACCACGGCGGTGCCGCTGACCGACCAGCAGAAGCAGCGCCTCGGCGCCGTCCTCGCCAAGCTGTACGGCCGCCCGATGCACCTGAACCTGGACGTGGACCCCACGGTCCTCGGCGGGATCTCGGTGCGGGTCGGCGACGAGGTCATCGACGGCACCATCGCGGAGCGTCTCGACGAGGCGACCCGCCGCCTGGCCGGCTGA
- the atpD gene encoding F0F1 ATP synthase subunit beta, whose protein sequence is MTTTVETAAATGRVARVIGPVVDVEFPVDAMPEIYNALHVQVADPAEEGALKTLTLEVAQHLGDGIVRTISMQPTDGLVRQAPVVDTGDGITVPVGDVTKGRVFNTLGQILNEPEAESEVGERWSIHRKAPAFDQLESKTEMFETGLKVVDLLTPYVKGGKIGLFGGAGVGKTVLIQEMIMRVAKLHEGVSVFAGVGERTREGNDLIAEMEDSGVLDKTALVFGQMDEPPGTRLRVALAGLTMAEYFRDVQKQDVLFFIDNIFRFTQAGSEVSTLLGRMPSAVGYQPNLADEMGLLQERITSTRGHSITSMQAIYVPADDLTDPAPATTFAHLDATTVLSRPISEKGIYPAVDPLDSTSRILDPRYIAQDHYDAATRVKGILQKYKDLQDIIAILGIDELSEEDKLVVHRARRVERFLSQNTHAAKQFTGVDGSDVPLDESIAAFNAICDGEFDHFPEQAFFMCGGLEDLKNNAKELGVS, encoded by the coding sequence ATGACGACCACTGTTGAGACGGCCGCCGCCACGGGCCGCGTCGCCCGGGTCATCGGCCCGGTCGTCGACGTGGAGTTCCCCGTCGACGCGATGCCGGAGATCTACAACGCCCTGCACGTCCAGGTTGCCGACCCGGCCGAGGAGGGCGCGCTCAAGACGCTGACCCTCGAGGTCGCGCAGCACCTCGGTGACGGCATCGTCCGCACCATCTCGATGCAGCCCACCGACGGTCTGGTCCGCCAGGCCCCCGTGGTGGACACCGGCGACGGCATCACCGTGCCCGTCGGCGACGTCACCAAGGGCCGCGTGTTCAACACGCTGGGTCAGATCCTGAACGAGCCCGAGGCCGAGTCCGAGGTCGGCGAGCGCTGGTCCATCCACCGCAAGGCCCCGGCGTTCGACCAGCTCGAGTCGAAGACCGAGATGTTCGAGACCGGCCTGAAGGTCGTCGACCTTCTCACCCCGTACGTCAAGGGTGGAAAGATCGGTCTGTTCGGTGGTGCCGGTGTCGGCAAGACCGTTCTGATCCAGGAAATGATCATGCGTGTGGCCAAGCTGCACGAGGGTGTTTCCGTGTTCGCCGGTGTCGGTGAGCGTACGCGTGAGGGCAACGACCTCATCGCGGAGATGGAGGACTCGGGCGTCCTCGACAAGACCGCCCTTGTCTTCGGCCAGATGGACGAGCCGCCGGGCACCCGTCTCCGGGTCGCCCTCGCCGGTCTGACCATGGCGGAGTACTTCCGCGATGTGCAGAAGCAGGACGTGCTGTTCTTCATCGACAACATCTTCCGCTTCACCCAGGCCGGTTCCGAGGTGTCGACCCTGCTCGGCCGGATGCCCTCCGCGGTGGGTTACCAGCCGAACCTGGCCGACGAGATGGGTCTCCTCCAGGAGCGCATCACCTCGACCCGTGGTCACTCGATCACCTCGATGCAGGCGATCTACGTCCCCGCCGACGACCTCACCGACCCGGCGCCGGCGACCACCTTCGCCCACCTCGACGCGACGACGGTTCTCTCCCGTCCGATCTCCGAGAAGGGCATCTACCCGGCCGTGGACCCGCTGGACTCCACGTCCCGGATCCTGGACCCGCGCTACATCGCGCAGGACCACTACGACGCCGCCACGCGCGTCAAGGGCATCCTGCAGAAGTACAAGGACCTCCAGGACATCATCGCGATCCTCGGTATCGACGAGCTGAGCGAGGAGGACAAGCTCGTTGTCCACCGCGCCCGCCGTGTCGAGCGCTTCCTGTCCCAGAACACCCACGCGGCGAAGCAGTTCACCGGTGTGGACGGTTCGGACGTTCCGCTCGACGAGTCGATCGCCGCGTTCAACGCGATCTGCGACGGTGAGTTCGACCACTTCCCGGAGCAGGCGTTCTTCATGTGCGGTGGTCTTGAGGACCTCAAGAACAACGCCAAGGAGCTCGGCGTCTCCTGA
- a CDS encoding protein-tyrosine-phosphatase — translation MTAPEGRGIAGHEHDGKTFRILHVSTGNVCRSPITERLTRHALIDRLGDPMGGGLIVESAGTWGHEGAPMESNAEQVLADFGADFSGFMGRELLDEHVIRADLVLTATRDHRAQVISMGHSAGLRTFTLKEFTRLVRAIDPATLPDPREGHGTVDRARALVRAAAALRGWLLAPSVEADEVNDPYGAPITFFRSIGDEIQTALDPVVTALTGVRARR, via the coding sequence TTGACCGCCCCTGAGGGGCGTGGCATAGCGGGGCACGAGCACGACGGCAAGACCTTCCGCATCCTCCACGTCAGCACCGGCAACGTCTGCCGCTCGCCGATCACCGAGCGGCTGACCCGCCATGCCCTGATCGACCGGCTCGGCGACCCCATGGGCGGCGGCCTGATCGTGGAGAGCGCGGGCACCTGGGGCCACGAGGGCGCCCCGATGGAGTCCAACGCGGAGCAGGTCCTCGCGGACTTCGGCGCGGACTTCAGCGGCTTCATGGGCCGCGAGCTCCTCGACGAACACGTCATCCGCGCCGACCTGGTCCTCACCGCGACCCGCGACCACCGCGCGCAGGTCATCTCGATGGGCCACTCGGCGGGCCTGCGCACCTTCACCCTGAAGGAGTTCACCCGCCTCGTCCGCGCCATAGACCCCGCGACCCTCCCGGACCCCCGCGAAGGCCACGGCACCGTCGACCGCGCGCGTGCTCTCGTCCGCGCGGCGGCCGCTCTACGCGGGTGGCTCCTCGCCCCGTCGGTCGAGGCGGACGAGGTGAACGACCCGTACGGGGCGCCGATCACGTTCTTCCGCTCGATCGGCGACGAGATCCAGACGGCGCTGGATCCGGTGGTCACCGCGCTGACCGGGGTCAGGGCGCGGCGCTAG
- a CDS encoding DUF2550 domain-containing protein, whose protein sequence is MFLALLVCGLVVATLVIGLFVFGLRRRLIQRAGGTFDCSLRSPVAETPDRSGKGWSYGVARYSGDEIAWFRVFSYAPRPKHVMERSAIEVLERRMPEGEEELALLSDSVIQGCRVNGTRLELAMSEDALTGFLAWLEAAPPGQRVNVA, encoded by the coding sequence ATGTTCCTCGCGCTGCTCGTGTGCGGCCTGGTCGTCGCGACTCTGGTGATCGGGCTCTTCGTCTTCGGCTTGCGCCGCAGGCTCATCCAGCGGGCCGGCGGCACCTTCGACTGTTCGCTGCGCAGCCCCGTGGCGGAGACCCCGGACCGCAGCGGCAAGGGCTGGTCCTACGGGGTGGCCCGGTACAGCGGTGACGAGATCGCCTGGTTCCGGGTCTTCTCGTACGCGCCCCGCCCCAAGCACGTCATGGAGCGCTCGGCGATCGAGGTCCTGGAGCGCCGGATGCCGGAGGGCGAGGAGGAGCTCGCGCTGCTCTCGGACTCCGTGATCCAGGGCTGCCGGGTGAACGGCACGCGGCTTGAGCTGGCGATGAGCGAGGACGCCCTGACAGGCTTCCTGGCCTGGCTGGAGGCGGCACCGCCCGGCCAGAGGGTGAATGTCGCGTAG
- the atpA gene encoding F0F1 ATP synthase subunit alpha: protein MAELTIRPEEIRDALENFVQSYQPDAASREEVGTVSLAGDGIAKVEGLPSAMANELLKFEDGTLGLALNLEEREIGAIVLGEFSGIEEGQSVQRTGEVLSVGVGEGYLGRVVDPLGNPIDGLGEIATEGRRALELQAPGVMARKSVHEPMETGYKAVDAMTPVGRGQRQLVIGDRQTGKTALCVDTIINQRDNWRSGDVNKQVRCIYVAVGQKGSTIASVRGALEEAGALEYTTIVAAPASDPAGFKYLAPYTGSAIGQHWMYQGKHVLIVFDDLSKQADAYRAVSLLLRRPPGREAYPGDVFYLHSRLLERCAKLSDELGAGSMTGLPIVETKANDVSAFIPTNVISITDGQCFLESDLFNAGQRPALNVGISVSRVGGSAQHPAMKQIAGRLRVDLAQFRELEAFAAFGSDLDAASKAQLERGQRMVELLKQAQYQPMPTENQVVSVWAGTTGKMDDVPVADIRRFEAELLAFLRQNHASLMTSIREGKKMSDDTLTAVADAIAEFKKQFETSDGKLLGDDASAVNVSK, encoded by the coding sequence ATGGCGGAGCTCACGATCCGGCCGGAGGAGATCCGGGACGCGCTGGAGAACTTCGTCCAGTCGTACCAGCCGGACGCGGCCTCGCGCGAGGAGGTCGGCACGGTCAGCCTGGCCGGCGACGGCATCGCCAAGGTCGAGGGTCTTCCCTCGGCCATGGCGAACGAGCTGCTGAAGTTCGAGGACGGCACCCTCGGTCTCGCGCTGAACCTCGAAGAGCGCGAGATCGGTGCGATCGTCCTCGGCGAGTTCAGCGGCATCGAGGAGGGACAGTCGGTGCAGCGCACCGGCGAGGTCCTCTCCGTCGGTGTCGGTGAGGGATACCTGGGTCGCGTCGTCGACCCGCTCGGCAACCCGATCGACGGTCTCGGCGAGATCGCGACCGAGGGCCGCCGCGCCCTCGAGCTGCAGGCCCCGGGCGTTATGGCCCGTAAGTCGGTGCACGAGCCGATGGAGACCGGCTACAAGGCCGTCGACGCCATGACGCCGGTCGGCCGTGGTCAGCGTCAGCTGGTCATCGGCGACCGTCAGACCGGCAAGACCGCGCTGTGCGTCGACACGATCATCAACCAGCGCGACAACTGGCGCTCGGGCGACGTGAACAAGCAGGTCCGCTGCATCTACGTCGCCGTCGGCCAGAAGGGCTCGACCATCGCGTCCGTCCGCGGCGCCCTGGAAGAGGCCGGCGCGCTCGAGTACACGACGATCGTCGCCGCCCCGGCGTCCGACCCGGCCGGCTTCAAGTACCTGGCGCCGTACACCGGTTCCGCCATCGGTCAGCACTGGATGTACCAGGGCAAGCACGTCCTGATCGTCTTCGACGACCTGTCGAAGCAGGCCGACGCCTACCGCGCCGTGTCGCTGCTGCTGCGCCGCCCGCCGGGCCGTGAGGCCTACCCGGGTGACGTCTTCTACCTGCACTCGCGTCTCCTCGAGCGCTGTGCCAAGCTCTCGGACGAGCTGGGTGCCGGTTCGATGACCGGTCTGCCGATCGTCGAGACCAAGGCCAACGACGTCTCGGCGTTCATCCCGACCAACGTCATCTCCATCACCGACGGCCAGTGCTTCCTGGAGTCCGACCTGTTCAACGCCGGCCAGCGTCCGGCCCTGAACGTCGGTATCTCGGTCTCCCGAGTCGGTGGCTCCGCCCAGCACCCGGCCATGAAGCAGATCGCCGGCCGCCTCCGCGTGGACCTGGCCCAGTTCCGTGAGCTGGAGGCGTTCGCCGCCTTCGGTTCCGACCTGGACGCCGCGTCGAAGGCGCAGCTGGAGCGCGGTCAGCGCATGGTCGAGCTGCTCAAGCAGGCTCAGTACCAGCCGATGCCGACCGAGAACCAGGTCGTCTCCGTCTGGGCCGGCACCACCGGCAAGATGGACGACGTCCCGGTCGCCGACATCCGTCGCTTCGAGGCCGAGCTGCTGGCGTTCCTGCGCCAGAACCACGCGAGCCTCATGACCTCCATCCGCGAGGGCAAGAAGATGTCGGACGACACCCTGACGGCCGTCGCCGACGCCATCGCGGAGTTCAAGAAGCAGTTCGAGACCTCTGACGGCAAGCTGCTCGGCGACGACGCCTCCGCCGTCAACGTCTCGAAGTGA
- the atpE gene encoding ATP synthase F0 subunit C: protein MSALETLAAVNGNVASIGYGLAAIGPGVGVGIIFGNGTQALARQPEAAGLIRTNQIMGFAFCEALALIGIVMGFVYK from the coding sequence ATGTCCGCTCTCGAGACTCTCGCCGCCGTCAACGGAAACGTCGCCTCCATCGGCTACGGCCTCGCGGCCATCGGCCCCGGCGTCGGCGTCGGCATCATCTTCGGTAACGGCACCCAGGCCCTCGCCCGCCAGCCCGAGGCGGCCGGCCTGATCCGTACCAACCAGATCATGGGTTTCGCCTTCTGTGAGGCGCTCGCCCTCATCGGCATCGTCATGGGCTTCGTCTACAAGTAA
- the atpB gene encoding F0F1 ATP synthase subunit A — MSADQTLAFDPDCHIFTGCGFPAPGLHTFMYEPIFTVGSFDFTKPMLLAILGSIVVVGFFWAAFNKPKLIPGKMQMVGEAGYDFVRRGIVYEIIGKKDGQKYVPFMVSLFFFVWIMNLWSIIPLAQFPVTSLIAFPAALALIVYVIWVSLTFKKHGFVGGWKNILGYDKSLGAILPLIMLLEFFSNLIIRPFTHAVRLFANMFAGHLLIVMFSLATWYLMNGLGFVYAGASFVMVIVMTAFELFIQAVQAYVFVLLACSYVQGALAEHH, encoded by the coding sequence GTGAGTGCTGACCAGACGCTTGCCTTCGACCCGGATTGCCACATCTTCACCGGATGTGGCTTCCCGGCGCCGGGGCTGCACACGTTCATGTACGAGCCCATCTTCACCGTGGGCAGCTTCGACTTCACCAAGCCGATGCTGCTCGCCATCCTGGGTTCGATCGTGGTCGTCGGCTTCTTCTGGGCCGCGTTCAACAAGCCGAAGCTGATCCCCGGCAAGATGCAGATGGTCGGCGAGGCCGGTTACGACTTCGTCCGCCGCGGCATCGTCTACGAGATCATCGGCAAGAAGGACGGCCAGAAGTACGTGCCGTTCATGGTCTCGCTGTTCTTCTTCGTATGGATCATGAACCTCTGGTCCATCATCCCGCTGGCCCAGTTCCCGGTCACCTCGCTGATCGCCTTCCCGGCGGCCCTCGCGCTGATCGTCTACGTGATCTGGGTCTCGCTGACCTTCAAGAAGCACGGCTTCGTCGGCGGCTGGAAGAACATCCTCGGCTACGACAAGTCGCTGGGCGCGATCCTCCCCCTGATCATGCTGCTCGAGTTCTTCTCGAACCTGATCATCCGGCCCTTCACGCACGCGGTCCGACTGTTCGCGAACATGTTCGCCGGTCACCTGCTCATCGTGATGTTCTCGCTGGCCACCTGGTACCTCATGAACGGCCTCGGCTTCGTCTACGCCGGCGCCTCCTTCGTGATGGTCATCGTGATGACCGCCTTCGAGCTCTTCATCCAGGCCGTCCAGGCGTACGTCTTCGTCCTCCTGGCCTGCAGCTACGTCCAGGGCGCGCTCGCCGAGCACCACTGA
- a CDS encoding F0F1 ATP synthase subunit B: MNALLLAEAAEEQPPLIPHLDELVIGLIAFVIVFGFLAKKLLPNINKVLEERREAIEGGIEKAESAQIEAQSVLEQYKAQLAEARHEAARLRQEATEQGTAIIQEMKAEGQRQREEIIAAGHTQIEADRKAASAALRQDVGKLATDLAAKLVGESLEDHARQSRTIDRFLDELEEKAEAVR, encoded by the coding sequence GTGAACGCTCTGCTTCTTGCGGAAGCGGCGGAGGAGCAGCCTCCGCTCATCCCGCATCTCGACGAGCTCGTCATCGGCCTGATCGCCTTCGTCATCGTCTTCGGCTTCCTCGCCAAGAAGCTCCTCCCGAACATCAACAAGGTTCTGGAAGAGCGCCGCGAGGCCATCGAGGGTGGCATCGAGAAGGCCGAGTCGGCCCAGATCGAGGCTCAGAGTGTGCTGGAGCAGTACAAGGCTCAGCTCGCCGAGGCCCGCCACGAAGCCGCGCGTCTCCGCCAGGAGGCGACGGAGCAGGGCACCGCGATCATCCAGGAGATGAAGGCGGAAGGCCAGCGCCAGCGCGAGGAGATCATCGCGGCCGGCCACACGCAGATCGAGGCCGACCGCAAGGCCGCGTCCGCCGCGCTGCGTCAGGATGTCGGCAAGCTCGCCACGGATCTGGCCGCGAAGCTGGTCGGCGAGTCCCTCGAGGACCACGCCCGCCAGAGCCGCACCATCGACCGGTTCCTCGACGAGCTCGAGGAGAAGGCCGAGGCCGTCCGATGA